From the genome of Phreatobacter cathodiphilus, one region includes:
- a CDS encoding cysteine synthase A: protein MSLAATVVDAIGNTPLIRLTRASEATGCTILGKAEFMNPGQSVKDRAALFLIRDAMAKGLVRPGGTIVEGTAGNTGIGLAMVGRALGLDCVIVIPETQSKEKKDTLRQLGARLMEVPAVPYANPNNFVKVSGRVAERLARENPNGAFWANQFDNVANRQAHIETTGPEIWRGTDGRIDGFICAVGSGGTLAGTAMALKERSSAVTIGCADPLGAAMYSWFTSGELKASGSSIAEGIGQGRVTANVAGAPVDVAFQIPDEEAIPVMFDLLEHEGLCVGPSSGVNVAGAIRLARQMGPGHTIVTILCDYGFRYASKIYDPAFLRSKGLAVPALLEQPALPLTDLLPVT from the coding sequence ATGTCCCTTGCAGCCACCGTGGTCGACGCCATCGGCAATACGCCCCTCATTCGCCTGACGCGGGCGAGCGAGGCGACCGGCTGCACCATCCTCGGCAAGGCCGAGTTCATGAACCCCGGCCAGTCGGTGAAGGACCGCGCGGCGCTTTTCCTCATCCGCGACGCCATGGCGAAGGGGCTGGTGCGGCCGGGCGGCACCATCGTCGAAGGCACGGCCGGCAATACCGGCATCGGTCTCGCCATGGTCGGCCGGGCTCTCGGCCTCGACTGCGTCATCGTCATCCCCGAGACCCAGTCCAAGGAGAAGAAGGACACGCTGCGCCAGCTCGGCGCGCGCCTCATGGAGGTGCCGGCCGTGCCCTATGCCAATCCGAACAATTTTGTGAAGGTCTCGGGCCGGGTCGCCGAGCGGCTGGCGCGCGAGAACCCCAACGGTGCCTTCTGGGCCAACCAGTTCGACAACGTCGCCAACCGCCAGGCCCACATCGAGACGACGGGCCCCGAAATCTGGCGCGGCACCGACGGCCGCATCGACGGCTTCATCTGCGCCGTCGGCTCCGGCGGCACGCTCGCCGGTACGGCGATGGCGCTGAAGGAGCGGTCGTCGGCCGTGACGATCGGCTGCGCCGACCCCTTGGGCGCCGCCATGTATTCCTGGTTCACCAGCGGCGAGCTGAAGGCGAGCGGCTCCTCCATCGCCGAGGGCATCGGCCAGGGACGGGTGACGGCGAACGTCGCCGGGGCTCCCGTCGACGTCGCTTTTCAGATTCCCGACGAGGAGGCGATCCCCGTCATGTTCGACCTGCTGGAGCACGAGGGGCTCTGCGTCGGCCCCTCCTCCGGCGTGAACGTCGCCGGTGCCATCCGTCTCGCCCGCCAGATGGGACCCGGCCATACGATCGTGACCATTCTGTGCGACTACGGCTTCCGCTATGCCTCGAAGATCTACGACCCCGCCTTCCTGCGCAGCAAAGGGCTGGCCGTTCCGGCCCTGCTCGAACAGCCGGCGCTGCCTCTGACGGACCTCCTGCCGGTGACCTGA
- a CDS encoding alanyl-tRNA editing protein produces the protein MPTQFLFRDDAYLTECEAVVTAVGEKNGALGVELDRTVFYPTGGGQPGDSGWLRLGGEDLAVATAVYGETKGDIVHVLAPGAFAPPVGTKVTARIDWPVRHARMRMHTGLHLLSVVLPYPVTGGSIGAEESRLDFDIPESGLDRDVLTEKLNALIGQDAAVTERWITDAELEANPGLVKTMAVKPPMGSGKVRLVEIAGLDLQPCGGTHVRRTGEIGRMAVSAIEKKGKQNRRVRVVFA, from the coding sequence ATGCCGACCCAGTTTCTGTTTCGCGACGACGCCTACCTGACCGAATGCGAGGCGGTGGTCACCGCCGTCGGCGAGAAGAACGGCGCGCTAGGCGTGGAGCTCGACCGCACCGTCTTCTATCCGACCGGCGGCGGTCAGCCCGGCGATTCCGGCTGGCTGCGGCTGGGCGGCGAGGATCTCGCCGTCGCCACCGCGGTCTATGGCGAGACCAAGGGCGACATCGTCCATGTCCTGGCGCCGGGAGCCTTCGCTCCCCCCGTGGGCACGAAGGTGACCGCCCGCATCGACTGGCCCGTCCGCCATGCCCGGATGCGGATGCATACCGGCCTGCACCTGCTCTCCGTGGTTCTGCCCTATCCCGTGACGGGCGGGTCCATCGGCGCCGAGGAGAGCCGGCTCGACTTCGACATTCCCGAATCCGGCCTCGACCGCGACGTGCTGACGGAGAAGCTGAACGCCCTGATCGGGCAGGATGCGGCCGTGACGGAGCGCTGGATCACCGATGCCGAGCTCGAGGCCAATCCTGGGCTGGTCAAGACCATGGCGGTGAAGCCGCCGATGGGATCGGGCAAGGTGCGGCTCGTGGAGATCGCCGGCCTCGACCTCCAGCCCTGCGGCGGCACGCATGTGCGGCGCACCGGCGAGATCGGACGGATGGCCGTCTCGGCCATCGAGAAAAAAGGCAAGCAGAACCGGCGCGTGCGCGTCGTGTTCGCGTGA
- the sseA gene encoding 3-mercaptopyruvate sulfurtransferase, whose protein sequence is MSTLPSPWLRSTDWLAEHLGYPDLVILDGSYFLPTMKRDADAEFLEAHIPGAQRFDIDVIKDPDSDLPHMMPSATVFSAACRKLGIGDGKSVLVYDSLGLFSAPRVWWMCRSFGIERVFILDGGLPKWVAEGREVETGPARPREARHLTARQNHGAVADLGDVKKALASGKVQVVDARSAERFRGEAPEPRAGLKGGHMPGSFNVPSSALVEDGRLVSQDRIRAAFTSAGVDLDKPVITSCGSGVSAGILWLGLDALGKQPAGLYDGSWSEWGARDDCPVVTGPA, encoded by the coding sequence GTGAGCACCCTGCCCTCGCCCTGGCTGCGATCCACCGACTGGCTGGCCGAGCACCTCGGCTATCCCGACCTCGTCATCCTCGACGGCTCCTATTTCCTGCCGACGATGAAGCGGGATGCCGATGCCGAGTTCCTGGAGGCCCATATTCCCGGCGCCCAGCGCTTCGACATCGACGTCATCAAGGACCCCGATTCCGATCTGCCGCACATGATGCCTTCGGCGACCGTCTTCTCCGCCGCCTGCCGCAAGCTCGGCATCGGCGACGGCAAGTCGGTCCTGGTCTACGATTCGCTGGGCCTGTTCTCGGCCCCGCGGGTCTGGTGGATGTGCCGCAGCTTCGGCATCGAGCGCGTCTTCATCCTCGACGGCGGGCTGCCGAAATGGGTGGCCGAGGGCCGCGAGGTCGAGACCGGCCCGGCGCGGCCGCGCGAGGCGCGTCATCTGACGGCGCGGCAGAACCACGGCGCCGTCGCCGATCTCGGCGACGTCAAGAAGGCTCTGGCGAGCGGCAAGGTTCAGGTGGTCGACGCCCGCTCGGCCGAGCGATTCCGCGGCGAGGCGCCGGAGCCCCGGGCGGGCCTCAAGGGCGGTCACATGCCGGGTTCCTTCAACGTCCCCTCCTCCGCCCTGGTCGAGGACGGCCGCCTCGTCTCGCAGGATCGCATCCGCGCCGCCTTCACGTCGGCGGGCGTCGACCTCGACAAGCCGGTCATCACGAGCTGCGGCTCCGGAGTCTCCGCCGGCATTCTCTGGCTCGGCCTCGACGCCCTCGGCAAGCAGCCGGCCGGGCTCTACGACGGCTCGTGGAGCGAATGGGGCGCCCGCGACGACTGCCCTGTCGTCACCGGCCCGGCCTGA
- a CDS encoding amino acid ABC transporter ATP-binding protein, with translation MASPSVAKMPTTTNEVAVSITGMHKWYGEFHVLKDINLTVHRGERIVICGPSGSGKSTMIRCINRLEEHQQGKIVVDGIELTNDLKKIDEIRREVGMVFQHFNLFPHLTILENCTLAPIWVKKMPKKDAEEVAMHYLKRVRIPEQAMKYPGQLSGGQQQRVAIARALCMSPKIMLFDEPTSALDPEMVKEVLDTMVGLAEEGMTMLCVTHEMGFARQVANRVIFMDYGQIIEMNEPAAFFSNPQHERTKLFLSQILH, from the coding sequence ATGGCCAGCCCCTCCGTCGCCAAGATGCCGACGACGACCAACGAGGTCGCCGTCTCCATCACGGGCATGCACAAGTGGTACGGCGAGTTCCACGTGCTGAAGGACATCAACCTCACCGTCCACCGCGGCGAGCGCATCGTCATCTGCGGGCCGTCGGGCTCGGGCAAATCGACCATGATCCGCTGCATCAACCGGCTGGAGGAGCACCAGCAGGGCAAGATCGTCGTCGACGGCATCGAACTGACCAACGACCTGAAGAAGATCGACGAGATCCGCCGCGAGGTCGGCATGGTGTTCCAGCACTTCAACCTCTTCCCGCACCTGACCATCCTGGAGAACTGCACGCTGGCGCCGATCTGGGTGAAGAAGATGCCCAAGAAGGACGCCGAGGAGGTGGCCATGCACTACCTCAAGCGGGTGCGCATCCCCGAGCAGGCGATGAAATATCCCGGCCAGCTCTCCGGCGGCCAGCAGCAGCGCGTCGCCATCGCACGGGCGCTGTGCATGAGCCCGAAGATCATGCTGTTCGACGAGCCGACCTCCGCCCTCGATCCGGAAATGGTCAAGGAGGTGCTCGACACCATGGTGGGCCTCGCCGAGGAGGGCATGACCATGCTCTGCGTCACCCACGAAATGGGTTTCGCCCGGCAGGTGGCCAACCGCGTCATCTTCATGGATTACGGGCAGATCATCGAGATGAACGAGCCGGCGGCCTTCTTCTCCAACCCGCAGCACGAGCGCACCAAGCTGTTCCTCAGCCAGATCCTGCACTGA
- a CDS encoding amino acid ABC transporter permease, translating to MTTSFTRSELLQPLPPPASLVGPWGWVRANLLSSPLQALLTVVGAYIAVTLLWTFIDFTIIRAVWTGADRDACLDEKVGRSVGACWPFVWAKFGQFMYGFYPVDERWRVNLTYAVAVALLVPLLIPAVPQKPLNAVLFFGAFPILAFNLLYGGSLINPWLSVVGWLAILGGITLVVGYLMSRVEGPPNMLFLKWGGAAIAVGILLLLLVRTGIFAVPRLPVVETRQWGGLLVTLVVATTGIVAALPIGVALALGRRSKMPIIRLLSVAVIELVRGVPLITVLFFATYMLPLFLERSPDAMVRVLVGVSIFSGAYMAETIRGGLQAIPKGQFEGAMALGLNYPRMMSLIIMPQALKLVIPGIVNAFIGLFKDTTLVSIVAIFDLLGGIRAGFTDPQWASPVTLYTGFAFAGIIYFAFCYFMSRYSIFVENRLNTGRRR from the coding sequence ATGACCACCTCCTTCACCCGTTCGGAACTGCTGCAGCCGCTGCCGCCGCCGGCGAGCCTCGTCGGCCCCTGGGGTTGGGTGCGCGCCAACCTCCTGTCCAGCCCGCTCCAGGCGCTGCTGACCGTCGTCGGCGCCTATATCGCGGTGACGCTGCTCTGGACCTTCATCGACTTCACCATCATCCGGGCGGTGTGGACCGGCGCCGACCGGGACGCCTGCCTCGACGAAAAGGTCGGCCGGTCGGTCGGGGCCTGCTGGCCCTTCGTCTGGGCGAAGTTCGGCCAGTTCATGTACGGCTTCTATCCGGTGGACGAGCGCTGGCGGGTCAATCTGACCTATGCGGTGGCGGTGGCGCTCCTGGTGCCGTTGCTCATCCCGGCGGTGCCGCAGAAGCCGCTCAACGCCGTGCTGTTCTTCGGCGCCTTCCCCATCCTCGCCTTCAATCTGCTCTACGGTGGATCGCTCATCAATCCCTGGCTCAGCGTCGTCGGCTGGCTGGCGATCCTCGGCGGCATCACCCTCGTCGTCGGCTACCTGATGAGCCGGGTGGAGGGGCCGCCGAACATGCTCTTCCTCAAATGGGGCGGGGCGGCGATCGCCGTCGGCATCCTGCTCCTCCTGCTGGTGCGCACGGGGATCTTCGCCGTCCCGCGGCTGCCCGTCGTCGAGACGCGGCAATGGGGCGGCCTGCTGGTGACCCTGGTGGTGGCGACCACCGGCATCGTCGCGGCGCTCCCCATCGGCGTCGCCCTCGCGCTGGGGCGGCGCTCGAAGATGCCGATCATCCGCCTCCTGTCGGTGGCGGTGATCGAACTTGTGCGCGGCGTGCCGCTCATCACCGTGCTGTTCTTCGCCACCTACATGCTGCCGCTCTTCCTCGAGCGCTCGCCGGACGCCATGGTGCGCGTCCTGGTCGGCGTCTCGATCTTCTCCGGCGCCTACATGGCCGAGACGATCCGCGGCGGCCTGCAGGCGATCCCGAAGGGGCAGTTCGAAGGCGCCATGGCCCTCGGGCTGAACTATCCGCGCATGATGAGCCTGATCATCATGCCGCAGGCGCTGAAACTGGTGATCCCCGGCATCGTCAACGCCTTCATCGGCCTGTTCAAGGACACGACGCTGGTCTCCATCGTCGCGATCTTCGACCTTCTCGGCGGCATCCGCGCCGGCTTCACCGACCCGCAATGGGCGAGCCCCGTCACGCTCTACACCGGCTTCGCCTTCGCGGGGATCATCTACTTCGCCTTCTGCTACTTCATGTCCCGCTACTCGATCTTCGTCGAGAACCGCCTCAACACCGGACGCCGCCGCTAA
- a CDS encoding amino acid ABC transporter permease, with translation MTDGTLPARATGAPKVAFFNDPKTRSLIFQGLALALLVFVIFTAVTNAVTNLRNQNIAGGFGFLEQTAGFGISQTPIAWAESMSYGRAFLIGLLNTLLVAVVGIFFATLLGFVVGVARLSPNWVISKIAYWYVEVIRNLPLLFQILFWYLAVLAAMPTPRNSHSLFGLFFANQRGITVPRPIFEAGAGAIGIALLVGIVAAFAVRSWAYKRQAATGQQFPVAASMAGLILGLPILAYFLSGMPISFDYAQQGRFNLTGGMTLIPEFVALTIALVAYTAAFIGEIVRAGIQAVSYGQTEAGRSLGLAEGRILNLIVVPQALRVIIPPLTSQYLNLAKNSSLAVGIGYPDMVSVGGTILNQTGQAIEIIAMWMGCYLTISIVTSIFMNWYNQRIALVER, from the coding sequence ATGACGGACGGCACGTTGCCGGCTCGCGCGACAGGTGCGCCCAAAGTGGCGTTCTTCAACGATCCGAAGACGCGGAGCCTGATCTTCCAGGGATTGGCACTCGCTCTCCTCGTCTTCGTGATCTTCACGGCGGTCACCAACGCGGTGACCAACCTGCGCAACCAGAACATCGCCGGCGGCTTCGGTTTCCTGGAGCAGACGGCGGGCTTCGGCATCTCGCAGACGCCCATCGCCTGGGCCGAATCCATGTCCTACGGGCGGGCCTTCCTCATCGGCCTCCTGAACACGCTGCTGGTCGCCGTGGTCGGCATCTTTTTCGCGACCCTCCTGGGTTTCGTGGTCGGTGTTGCCCGCCTCTCGCCCAACTGGGTCATCTCCAAGATCGCCTACTGGTATGTCGAGGTGATCCGTAACCTGCCGCTGCTGTTCCAGATCCTGTTCTGGTACCTGGCGGTGCTCGCGGCCATGCCGACGCCGCGCAATTCCCACTCGCTGTTCGGCCTGTTCTTCGCCAACCAGCGCGGCATCACCGTGCCGCGGCCGATCTTCGAGGCGGGAGCCGGCGCCATCGGCATCGCTCTCCTCGTCGGCATCGTCGCCGCCTTCGCGGTCCGCTCCTGGGCCTACAAGCGCCAGGCGGCGACGGGACAGCAGTTCCCGGTGGCCGCCAGCATGGCGGGGCTGATCCTCGGTCTGCCGATCCTCGCCTATTTCCTCAGCGGCATGCCGATCTCCTTTGACTATGCCCAGCAGGGCCGCTTCAACCTGACCGGCGGCATGACCCTGATCCCCGAATTCGTCGCGCTCACCATCGCGCTGGTGGCCTATACCGCCGCCTTCATCGGCGAGATCGTCCGCGCCGGCATCCAGGCCGTCAGCTACGGGCAGACCGAGGCGGGCCGCTCGCTCGGCCTGGCGGAAGGGCGCATCCTCAACCTCATCGTCGTCCCGCAGGCGCTGCGGGTCATCATCCCGCCGCTCACCAGCCAGTACCTGAACCTCGCGAAGAACTCCTCGCTGGCGGTCGGCATCGGCTATCCCGACATGGTGTCGGTCGGCGGCACGATCCTCAACCAGACGGGCCAGGCGATCGAGATCATCGCCATGTGGATGGGCTGTTACCTGACGATCTCCATCGTCACCTCCATCTTCATGAACTGGTACAACCAGCGCATCGCGCTGGTCGAGCGGTGA
- a CDS encoding amino acid ABC transporter substrate-binding protein — translation MKRIVSTLALGAALGLGATAALAQAPSTLRNVQNKGFVQCGVTQGLAGFSMPDSAGNWTGLDVDLCRAVAAAIFNDPTKVRFSPLSAKDRFTALQSGEIDVLSRNTTWTLQRDTSLGLNFAGINYYDGQGFMVRKSLNVKSARELSGASVCVQTGTTTELNVADFFRANNLKYEPVVFASADETVKAYDSGRCDVFTTDASGLYAERVKLAKPDDHVVLPEIISKEPLGPVVRHGDDQWLDIVKWVHFAMITAEELNITKANLDQMMQSTNPEIRRVLGVEGNGGEALGLTKDWVVRIVRHVGNYAEVFDRNVGPSTRLGISRGLNALWTKGGLQYAPPIR, via the coding sequence ATGAAACGTATCGTCTCAACGCTCGCGCTCGGGGCTGCGCTCGGCCTGGGCGCCACGGCCGCCCTGGCCCAGGCGCCCTCGACGCTCCGCAACGTGCAGAACAAGGGTTTCGTCCAGTGCGGCGTGACCCAGGGTCTCGCCGGCTTCTCCATGCCGGACAGCGCCGGCAACTGGACCGGCCTCGACGTCGATCTGTGCCGCGCCGTCGCGGCGGCGATCTTCAACGATCCGACCAAGGTCCGCTTCTCGCCGCTCTCGGCCAAGGACCGCTTCACCGCGCTCCAGTCCGGCGAAATCGACGTCCTGTCGCGCAATACCACCTGGACGCTTCAGCGCGACACCTCGCTCGGCCTGAACTTCGCCGGCATCAACTACTATGACGGCCAGGGCTTCATGGTGCGCAAGTCGCTCAACGTGAAGAGCGCCCGCGAGCTCTCCGGCGCCTCGGTCTGCGTGCAGACGGGCACCACCACCGAGCTCAACGTCGCCGACTTCTTCCGGGCCAACAACCTGAAGTACGAGCCGGTGGTGTTCGCCAGCGCGGACGAGACGGTGAAGGCCTATGATTCCGGCCGCTGCGACGTGTTCACGACCGACGCCTCGGGCCTCTACGCCGAGCGCGTCAAGCTCGCCAAGCCCGACGACCACGTCGTGCTGCCGGAGATCATCTCGAAGGAGCCGCTCGGCCCGGTGGTCCGTCACGGTGACGACCAGTGGCTCGACATCGTCAAATGGGTCCACTTCGCGATGATCACCGCCGAAGAGCTCAACATCACCAAGGCCAATCTCGACCAGATGATGCAGTCGACCAACCCCGAGATCCGCCGCGTGCTCGGTGTCGAGGGCAACGGCGGCGAGGCTCTCGGCCTGACCAAGGACTGGGTGGTGCGCATCGTCCGTCACGTCGGCAACTATGCCGAGGTCTTCGATCGCAACGTCGGCCCGTCCACCCGTCTCGGCATCTCGCGCGGCCTCAACGCCCTGTGGACGAAGGGCGGCCTGCAGTACGCGCCGCCCATCCGCTGA
- the metC gene encoding cystathionine beta-lyase, producing MAGPSDTKRLSERTRLVLGGRKPAEQFGFVNTPIYRGSTVLYPTYEELKARRQTYIYGTKGTPTTRALEEAWTDLSGAAGTVLVPSGLAAIAVALQSCLKAGDHMLVTDSVYRPTRQYADGVLKRFGVETTYYDPLVGAGIADLMRPNTTVVFTEAPGSQSFEMQDIPAIAAAAHAKGALVVMDNTWATPLYFPPHERGADIAIEAGTKYLGGHSDLLMGLVTANARAWPALKETFDLTAVGAGPEDCFLALRGLRTMKLRLDEANRQGMAMAEWLSQRPEVKTVLHPAFASHPGHAIWKRDFKGASGLFSVILHPLTERQLGAFLDGLELFGMGYSWGGYESLVVPFDCAPYRTATTWNPGGTALRFQIGLEDVADLQADLAAGFERIKAAG from the coding sequence ATGGCTGGCCCTTCTGATACCAAGCGCCTGTCCGAGCGCACGCGGCTCGTTCTCGGCGGCCGCAAGCCAGCCGAGCAGTTCGGCTTCGTCAATACGCCGATCTACAGAGGGTCCACCGTCCTCTACCCGACCTACGAGGAGCTGAAGGCGCGCCGCCAGACATATATCTACGGCACCAAGGGCACGCCGACGACACGGGCTCTCGAGGAGGCCTGGACGGACCTCTCCGGCGCCGCGGGGACGGTCCTCGTGCCTTCCGGTCTCGCCGCCATCGCGGTCGCGCTGCAGTCCTGCCTCAAGGCCGGGGACCACATGCTGGTGACCGATTCCGTCTACCGCCCGACGCGGCAATATGCCGACGGCGTGCTGAAGCGCTTCGGAGTCGAGACGACCTATTACGACCCGCTGGTCGGGGCTGGCATCGCCGACCTCATGCGGCCGAACACCACGGTGGTCTTCACCGAGGCGCCGGGCTCGCAGTCCTTCGAGATGCAGGACATTCCCGCCATCGCCGCCGCGGCCCACGCCAAGGGAGCGCTGGTCGTGATGGACAACACCTGGGCGACGCCGCTCTATTTTCCGCCGCACGAGCGCGGGGCCGACATCGCCATCGAGGCGGGCACCAAATATCTCGGCGGCCATTCGGATCTGCTCATGGGCCTCGTGACCGCCAACGCGCGTGCCTGGCCGGCGCTGAAGGAGACCTTCGATCTCACCGCCGTCGGCGCCGGGCCGGAAGATTGCTTCCTGGCCCTGCGCGGGCTGCGCACCATGAAGCTGCGCCTCGACGAGGCGAACCGCCAGGGCATGGCCATGGCGGAGTGGCTGTCGCAGCGCCCCGAGGTGAAGACGGTGCTGCACCCCGCATTCGCCTCCCATCCCGGCCACGCGATCTGGAAGCGCGACTTCAAGGGCGCCTCGGGGCTCTTCTCGGTCATCCTTCACCCGCTCACCGAACGGCAGCTCGGCGCCTTCCTCGACGGGCTGGAACTCTTCGGCATGGGCTATTCCTGGGGCGGCTACGAGAGCCTCGTCGTGCCCTTCGACTGCGCCCCCTACCGCACCGCGACCACCTGGAACCCCGGCGGCACCGCCCTGCGCTTCCAGATCGGTCTCGAGGACGTCGCCGATCTCCAGGCCGACCTCGCCGCCGGCTTCGAGCGGATCAAGGCCGCCGGCTGA
- a CDS encoding phosphatase PAP2 family protein, which translates to MSLSTSASTGDDGRGLRRRLDTFVATFAGALRRLVRPARPGAAPMLRLFDSVAERFCAGLVALALILAGMAYLDPYFQGVRAYTSGTTAVVWETVTDVGKSAWVLVPSGVLILLILAVARPVRGFADKVMLALAARLAFVFIAVGGSGLIITIVKRIIARGRPRYFEEFGALHFQFPSWQASYASFPSGHSQTAFAIGIAFACLVPRWRKAFIAAAAVVAFSRIAVDAHYFTDIVVGSLWGAWFTVMTRDWFARRALVFTPGPERRPFPMPLRRVRQALGRIVRRLAG; encoded by the coding sequence ATGAGCCTGTCGACTTCCGCCTCCACCGGTGACGACGGCCGCGGACTGCGGCGGCGTCTGGACACGTTCGTCGCCACCTTCGCCGGCGCGCTCCGGCGTCTCGTCCGCCCCGCGCGGCCGGGGGCCGCGCCGATGCTGCGCCTCTTCGACAGCGTCGCCGAGCGATTCTGCGCGGGCCTCGTGGCGCTGGCGCTCATTCTCGCAGGGATGGCCTATCTCGATCCCTATTTCCAAGGCGTGCGGGCCTATACGTCCGGCACGACGGCGGTCGTCTGGGAGACGGTGACCGATGTCGGCAAATCCGCCTGGGTGCTGGTCCCGAGTGGTGTCCTGATCCTCCTGATCCTCGCCGTCGCCAGGCCGGTGCGCGGCTTCGCCGACAAGGTCATGCTGGCGCTCGCCGCCAGGCTCGCCTTCGTCTTCATCGCCGTCGGCGGCTCGGGCCTGATCATCACCATCGTCAAGCGCATCATCGCCCGCGGCCGGCCGCGCTATTTCGAGGAATTCGGAGCGCTGCACTTCCAGTTCCCGAGCTGGCAGGCATCCTATGCGAGTTTTCCCTCCGGGCATTCGCAGACGGCCTTCGCCATCGGCATTGCCTTCGCCTGCCTCGTCCCACGCTGGCGCAAGGCCTTCATCGCCGCCGCCGCGGTGGTCGCCTTCAGCCGCATCGCGGTGGACGCGCATTATTTCACCGACATCGTCGTCGGTTCGCTGTGGGGGGCCTGGTTCACCGTGATGACGCGCGACTGGTTCGCGCGCCGCGCCCTGGTCTTCACGCCGGGGCCGGAACGCCGGCCGTTCCCCATGCCGCTGCGCCGGGTGCGACAGGCGCTCGGACGGATCGTCCGGCGCCTCGCCGGCTGA
- a CDS encoding VUT family protein, with translation MLGYLALAGFVATIPAANWLIGHAGTVCTPNGPCLIPVGFGLMAPSGVLMIGLALVLRDLVQRRLGVLWSLAGILVGAALSWAVAAPALALASAAAFLFSELADTAVYTPLAKKRLIAAVWASSLVGTVIDSTLFLWLAFGSVSLLPGLVLGKVWMVAAATLVLWILRRRDPDAFAAR, from the coding sequence ATGCTCGGTTATCTCGCCCTCGCCGGCTTCGTTGCCACCATTCCCGCCGCCAATTGGCTCATCGGTCATGCCGGCACCGTCTGCACGCCGAACGGCCCTTGCCTCATCCCCGTCGGCTTCGGCCTGATGGCGCCGAGCGGCGTGCTGATGATTGGCCTCGCCCTGGTGCTGCGCGACCTCGTCCAGCGCCGCCTCGGCGTGCTGTGGTCCCTCGCCGGCATTCTCGTTGGCGCCGCCCTCTCCTGGGCCGTGGCGGCCCCTGCCCTGGCGCTGGCCTCGGCCGCCGCCTTCCTGTTCTCCGAGCTCGCCGACACCGCCGTCTACACGCCGCTGGCGAAGAAGCGCCTCATCGCCGCAGTCTGGGCCTCCAGCCTCGTCGGCACGGTCATCGATTCCACCCTCTTCCTGTGGCTCGCCTTCGGCTCGGTGAGCCTCCTGCCCGGCCTCGTCCTCGGCAAGGTCTGGATGGTGGCGGCGGCGACCCTCGTGCTGTGGATCCTGCGCCGCCGCGATCCCGACGCCTTCGCCGCCCGCTGA
- a CDS encoding SDR family NAD(P)-dependent oxidoreductase codes for MSTLFDLSGRVAVVTGGNGGIGLGMAEALAGSGCAVSIWGRNAEKNAAAVARLKATGGQVSARFCDVADRASVEEAFSATLAEFGRVDGLFANAGITGRTKGPFIDRDMDDWRRVMEANVEGVAHCFQLAARHMVERAKAGDPYGRLVATSSVASIEGAAQNEHYGASKGAVNSFVRAIAVDLARHGVTVNTVLPGWIETDMTARAFADERFVKAVSPRIPVRRFGTPADFGGIAVFLMSRSSSYVTGQTLVVDGGYSIF; via the coding sequence ATGTCGACGCTCTTCGATCTCTCCGGACGCGTCGCCGTCGTCACTGGCGGCAACGGCGGCATCGGTCTCGGCATGGCGGAGGCGCTGGCCGGCTCCGGCTGCGCCGTCTCGATCTGGGGCCGCAACGCCGAGAAAAACGCCGCCGCCGTCGCCCGGCTGAAGGCGACCGGCGGCCAGGTGTCGGCCCGCTTCTGCGACGTCGCCGACCGCGCCTCCGTCGAGGAGGCCTTTTCCGCCACCCTCGCCGAGTTCGGCCGGGTCGACGGCCTCTTCGCCAATGCCGGCATCACCGGACGGACCAAGGGCCCCTTCATCGATCGCGACATGGACGACTGGCGCCGCGTCATGGAGGCCAATGTCGAGGGCGTCGCCCACTGCTTCCAGCTCGCCGCCCGCCACATGGTCGAGCGCGCCAAGGCCGGCGACCCCTACGGCCGGTTGGTGGCGACCTCCTCCGTCGCCTCCATCGAGGGCGCGGCGCAGAACGAGCACTACGGAGCCTCCAAGGGGGCGGTGAATTCCTTCGTCCGCGCCATCGCGGTGGACCTCGCGCGGCACGGCGTCACCGTCAACACGGTCCTGCCGGGCTGGATCGAGACCGACATGACGGCGCGGGCCTTCGCCGACGAGAGGTTCGTCAAGGCGGTCTCGCCGCGCATTCCCGTGCGCCGCTTCGGCACGCCGGCCGATTTCGGCGGCATCGCCGTCTTCCTGATGAGCCGGTCCTCCTCCTATGTCACCGGCCAGACCCTGGTGGTGGACGGCGGCTACAGCATCTTCTAG